One Mycobacteroides abscessus ATCC 19977 genomic window carries:
- a CDS encoding MmpS family transport accessory protein has product MWIPLVLVVVGIAGGFTVSRLHGVFGNERRPEYATADREEKRPHDPKYLVYEVFGPPGTVATISYFDADAEPQVIRQAALPWSVEFPITEATAMGNITAQGDTDSIGCRILVGDKVKDEKIRYGVSALTFCMLKAA; this is encoded by the coding sequence GTGTGGATTCCGCTGGTGCTCGTGGTGGTGGGTATTGCAGGCGGATTCACCGTGTCTCGGTTGCACGGTGTATTCGGGAATGAGCGTCGGCCCGAGTACGCGACCGCCGATCGCGAAGAGAAGCGGCCCCACGACCCCAAATACCTGGTCTACGAGGTGTTCGGCCCCCCGGGCACCGTGGCAACCATCAGTTACTTCGACGCCGATGCCGAACCACAGGTCATCAGGCAGGCCGCCCTGCCCTGGTCGGTGGAGTTTCCGATCACCGAGGCGACCGCCATGGGAAACATCACCGCGCAGGGCGACACCGACAGCATAGGTTGTCGCATCCTCGTGGGTGACAAGGTCAAAGACGAGAAGATCCGATACGGCGTAAGTGCTTTGACCTTCTGCATGTTGAAGGCCGCATGA
- a CDS encoding lipase family protein: MGKSPYAVLGGAALAGVGAAVAGIAGSAAALRSPAVLRRLNKWAAHRLTDEQRADRHAAILPTPIPGPSFYSDPGDLAGRVNGEVIRQQYVRPRLPVPGASVQRFMVRSTNTAGDAVPVTATLIEPKRPWRGPGARPVVVRNQPINSLGLKAAPSYRIARGMYVDVPPLAPLLLARNYAVLIPDHEGPRMAYSAGVMAAHAVLDAVRGMHGMRADLVDAPMVMDGYSGGAIATVWAAQEQPTYAPELRFSGAVAGGTPTDYALLYRSMNGALGSGLFAAATIGQAREYPSMVELFGDFAFYMSTLVKDLPQPALAAAGVARIDLDVLAAVPAPFDSDIAQDVIAANKPGAAAPNMPILLYHGSRDRFLGDQFIPEQGVTELVGSWRSKGAMVDYLPVPGEHMIAAGWAMPRVLRWMRDVLGD, translated from the coding sequence ATGGGAAAGAGTCCGTACGCGGTGTTGGGTGGTGCCGCGCTGGCCGGCGTGGGTGCGGCCGTGGCCGGGATTGCTGGTTCTGCCGCCGCCTTGCGTAGTCCCGCCGTGCTACGGCGCCTGAACAAATGGGCCGCACACAGGTTGACCGACGAGCAGCGAGCGGACCGGCATGCCGCCATCCTGCCGACCCCGATCCCTGGACCCAGCTTCTACTCGGACCCAGGTGATCTCGCCGGCCGTGTCAACGGAGAAGTGATCCGCCAGCAATATGTGCGGCCCCGTCTGCCGGTACCGGGTGCCTCCGTCCAGCGATTCATGGTGCGTTCCACCAACACCGCCGGTGATGCGGTACCCGTGACGGCGACGCTGATCGAGCCCAAGCGCCCATGGCGCGGCCCGGGCGCCCGGCCGGTGGTAGTGCGTAATCAGCCGATCAACTCGTTAGGGCTGAAAGCGGCACCTTCCTACCGGATAGCGCGGGGCATGTATGTCGACGTGCCGCCGCTGGCACCTCTGCTGCTGGCCCGCAACTACGCGGTGCTGATACCCGATCACGAGGGTCCGCGAATGGCGTACTCGGCGGGCGTGATGGCCGCGCACGCGGTTCTTGATGCGGTGCGCGGAATGCACGGGATGCGCGCCGATCTCGTCGACGCTCCGATGGTGATGGACGGCTACAGCGGCGGGGCCATAGCGACTGTGTGGGCGGCACAGGAGCAACCCACCTACGCGCCCGAGCTGAGATTTAGCGGTGCAGTCGCGGGCGGCACACCAACGGACTACGCACTGTTGTATCGGAGTATGAACGGTGCCTTGGGATCTGGATTGTTCGCCGCGGCCACCATCGGGCAGGCACGCGAATACCCGAGCATGGTCGAGTTGTTCGGGGATTTTGCTTTCTATATGTCCACGCTCGTCAAGGACTTGCCGCAACCGGCGTTGGCGGCGGCCGGGGTCGCGCGTATCGATCTGGACGTGCTGGCTGCCGTACCGGCGCCATTCGACTCCGACATCGCGCAGGATGTCATCGCCGCGAACAAGCCTGGCGCCGCGGCGCCGAACATGCCGATCTTGCTCTACCACGGATCGCGCGACCGGTTCTTAGGTGATCAATTCATCCCCGAACAAGGTGTCACCGAGCTCGTCGGAAGCTGGCGGTCCAAAGGTGCGATGGTGGACTACCTGCCTGTTCCTGGCGAGCACATGATCGCCGCGGGCTGGGCGATGCCCCGTGTGCTGCGCTGGATGCGTGATGTTTTGGGCGACTAG
- a CDS encoding VOC family protein — protein MDITINASFLPHTDAEASLAFYRDALGFEVRKDVGYEGMRWITVGPAGRPDMNIVLTPPAADPGVTDEERRTITEMMAKGTYASIMLATDDLSGLFERVQAAGAEVMQEPTDQPWGARDCAFRDPAGCTVRIQELA, from the coding sequence ATGGACATCACGATCAACGCGAGTTTTCTGCCACACACCGATGCCGAGGCCTCTCTGGCCTTTTATCGCGACGCCCTCGGATTCGAGGTCCGCAAGGACGTGGGATACGAGGGGATGCGGTGGATCACCGTGGGGCCTGCCGGGCGTCCCGATATGAACATCGTGCTGACACCGCCCGCAGCGGATCCGGGTGTCACCGATGAGGAGCGCCGCACCATCACCGAGATGATGGCCAAGGGCACCTACGCAAGCATCATGCTGGCGACCGATGATCTGAGCGGGCTTTTCGAACGTGTGCAGGCCGCCGGCGCTGAGGTGATGCAAGAGCCAACCGATCAGCCCTGGGGGGCTCGAGACTGCGCTTTTCGTGATCCCGCCGGATGTACCGTCCGCATCCAGGAGCTTGCCTGA
- a CDS encoding helix-turn-helix transcriptional regulator, producing the protein MTSAGEEQRLRDLARLRRVRDRIDREYAQPLNVEALAREAQMSAGHLSRQFKSAYGESPYSYLMTRRIERAMMLLRRGDMSVTDVCFAVGCSSLGTFSTRFAELVGMSPRTYKERIVDHAGIPSCVVKQVTRPIRNREATPAVRG; encoded by the coding sequence GTGACCAGCGCCGGCGAAGAGCAAAGGCTGCGTGATCTGGCGCGGTTACGCAGGGTGCGCGACCGGATCGACCGCGAATACGCGCAACCGCTGAACGTCGAGGCGCTGGCCCGAGAGGCGCAGATGTCAGCGGGCCACCTGAGTCGGCAGTTCAAGAGTGCGTACGGGGAATCGCCCTACTCCTACCTGATGACCCGGCGTATCGAACGGGCCATGATGCTGCTGCGCCGCGGAGACATGAGTGTCACCGACGTCTGTTTCGCGGTCGGGTGCTCATCGCTGGGAACCTTCAGCACTCGCTTCGCCGAACTCGTGGGAATGTCACCGCGCACCTATAAAGAGCGCATTGTCGATCACGCCGGTATTCCGTCGTGTGTCGTCAAGCAGGTCACCAGACCGATCAGGAATCGAGAAGCAACGCCTGCAGTGCGCGGCTAG
- a CDS encoding TetR/AcrR family transcriptional regulator has protein sequence MADDRRTQLADAGLAVLAAGGARGLTHRAVDRSAELPEGSTSYYLRTRVALLQACATRLGERTMTAVVPLAEPVHLDISALTQLAVRAVRAWIADGGVLVLARHELLLESAQHPQMRSVLDAATDHIRGLLERRLIALGISDAAERTGDLIACLDGIALAYAVRGVAAEDALRRSVTRVVSGLLAVRD, from the coding sequence ATGGCCGATGATCGGCGCACCCAGCTGGCCGATGCCGGGCTGGCCGTTTTGGCGGCGGGCGGCGCACGGGGTTTGACCCACCGGGCCGTCGACCGCTCGGCTGAACTGCCGGAGGGTTCCACCTCGTATTACCTGCGCACCCGAGTCGCGCTGTTGCAGGCCTGTGCGACACGGCTTGGGGAGCGGACCATGACGGCGGTGGTGCCGCTGGCGGAACCGGTGCACCTAGACATTTCCGCGTTGACACAGCTCGCGGTGCGCGCTGTGCGGGCCTGGATCGCCGACGGTGGCGTGCTGGTGCTGGCGCGGCATGAGCTGCTGCTGGAATCGGCACAGCATCCCCAGATGCGAAGCGTTCTTGATGCCGCAACCGATCACATCCGCGGGCTGCTTGAGCGGCGGCTGATTGCACTGGGAATCTCCGATGCCGCGGAGCGCACAGGAGACCTCATCGCCTGCCTTGACGGCATCGCGCTCGCCTATGCCGTCCGCGGAGTCGCCGCGGAGGATGCGCTGCGGCGAAGCGTGACGCGAGTGGTATCCGGTCTGCTTGCTGTTCGGGACTAA
- a CDS encoding NAD-dependent epimerase/dehydratase family protein translates to MGIHVVVGANGATGTVLCRELLAAGHTVRAVSRSGRGAPSGVDEIAADATDAVRITEICAGATSLYHCALPPMGSWLPTYVDLTRSLITAAGNVGARLVYADDTWMYGKVNGPMREDSPVRPVAYKGALRALAAEMIASAYARGQTESVVGRAAELYGPRVESLLGAGVFAAGITGRKAIWPGDPDLPMTATFIGDFGKALADLGQHPAVVGQVFHVPVAPAITGRQFIELIASQAGTVPKVGRLTPPMVALLKVVAPIVREGAELLYQFEQPFLVDDSRFRALTGRTATTWRAGIEQTITWYRADPERIKYRLLPGKSR, encoded by the coding sequence GTGGGCATACACGTCGTGGTGGGAGCCAACGGAGCGACCGGCACCGTCCTGTGTAGGGAGCTGCTGGCCGCCGGCCATACGGTGCGAGCCGTCAGCCGCAGCGGCCGCGGCGCACCGAGTGGAGTCGACGAGATTGCGGCCGACGCGACTGACGCCGTGCGAATCACCGAGATCTGCGCGGGCGCGACAAGCCTGTATCACTGCGCGCTACCGCCAATGGGTTCATGGTTACCCACCTATGTCGACCTGACCCGCTCGCTGATCACCGCCGCGGGCAATGTCGGGGCCCGGCTTGTCTACGCCGACGACACCTGGATGTACGGCAAGGTGAATGGTCCTATGCGCGAGGATAGCCCGGTGCGGCCGGTGGCCTACAAGGGCGCATTGCGCGCTCTGGCCGCGGAGATGATCGCGTCGGCCTATGCCCGGGGACAAACCGAATCGGTGGTCGGGCGGGCCGCCGAGCTCTACGGTCCACGGGTAGAATCCCTATTGGGCGCAGGGGTATTCGCTGCCGGTATAACCGGACGCAAGGCCATCTGGCCAGGGGACCCAGACCTGCCCATGACGGCGACCTTCATCGGGGATTTCGGCAAGGCACTCGCCGATCTCGGGCAACATCCCGCAGTTGTTGGCCAGGTCTTCCACGTCCCCGTCGCACCCGCCATCACCGGCAGGCAGTTCATCGAGTTGATCGCAAGTCAAGCCGGCACCGTCCCCAAAGTCGGAAGGCTGACACCACCTATGGTCGCGCTCCTCAAGGTGGTGGCCCCGATCGTCCGCGAGGGCGCCGAGCTGCTGTATCAGTTCGAACAACCATTCCTAGTGGACGACAGCAGGTTTCGCGCTCTCACCGGCCGCACCGCGACTACTTGGCGGGCTGGCATTGAGCAGACCATCACCTGGTACCGAGCCGATCCAGAGCGGATCAAATACCGGCTACTCCCCGGAAAATCCCGGTAG
- a CDS encoding helix-turn-helix domain-containing protein, which yields MVGYRARDIPDGIHLGMPSATLTFIVSLDDGVESADSAAALDDARPNPLVLGGLHTRAPHIRQRPGQAGIQLAVHPLASRALFGVPSAELPVTDFQGLEILGGAVAGLPERTARQRRWSDAFDTVATYLTESRRQRSVAPVRSEVVQAWHLLERSQGRITVSTLASRVGISSRYLTTLFQREVGRSPKTVAMLMRFQRATSLLALSARRGRVDLAAIAAETGFSDQAHLTHEFVRFTGVPPRTWLAAEFRNIQDGGHSFGSECEHDYLDAQRVADP from the coding sequence ATGGTGGGCTACCGTGCGCGCGACATTCCCGACGGAATCCATCTCGGTATGCCCTCAGCCACCTTGACATTCATTGTCAGCCTCGATGACGGGGTCGAGAGCGCAGACTCCGCCGCCGCACTCGACGATGCCCGGCCCAATCCTTTGGTTCTCGGTGGGTTGCACACCCGTGCCCCGCATATTCGGCAGCGTCCTGGTCAGGCCGGGATACAGCTCGCGGTACATCCCCTGGCGTCCCGTGCCCTGTTCGGGGTGCCCAGCGCAGAACTGCCGGTCACCGATTTCCAGGGACTCGAGATTCTGGGTGGTGCTGTGGCCGGCCTGCCGGAACGGACCGCACGGCAACGTCGCTGGTCGGATGCGTTCGATACCGTCGCGACCTACCTCACGGAGTCGCGGAGGCAGCGCTCGGTGGCGCCCGTCCGGTCAGAGGTAGTGCAGGCCTGGCATCTGCTGGAGCGCAGTCAAGGACGAATTACTGTAAGCACCTTGGCTTCCCGGGTAGGAATCAGCTCGCGCTATTTGACCACCCTGTTCCAGCGTGAGGTCGGCAGATCACCCAAGACCGTGGCGATGCTGATGCGCTTCCAGCGGGCCACCAGTCTGCTCGCGCTATCGGCGCGACGCGGGCGTGTCGACCTGGCGGCTATAGCCGCCGAAACCGGGTTCAGCGATCAGGCGCATCTGACACACGAGTTCGTGCGCTTCACCGGCGTACCGCCACGGACATGGCTGGCCGCGGAGTTCCGAAATATACAAGACGGCGGACACTCGTTCGGATCAGAGTGTGAGCATGACTACCTCGACGCCCAGCGTGTGGCTGACCCTTAA
- a CDS encoding VOC family protein produces the protein MTTSTPSVWLTLKAKDAPALIEYYVDTFGFLLAARYGEGDRVDHAQLNWPEGTGGIMLGSHRPGGEWALEPGTAGAYVVTRDPDGLYQRIVAKKADIVRPLAKTDYGAHEFAVRDPEGNLWSFGDYTGEPAPE, from the coding sequence ATGACTACCTCGACGCCCAGCGTGTGGCTGACCCTTAAGGCCAAGGATGCCCCGGCTCTCATCGAGTACTACGTCGACACCTTCGGCTTCCTGCTCGCGGCCCGCTACGGCGAGGGCGACCGGGTCGATCATGCCCAGTTGAACTGGCCAGAAGGCACCGGCGGCATCATGTTGGGCAGCCACCGGCCCGGCGGTGAATGGGCACTGGAGCCGGGAACCGCGGGCGCATACGTCGTGACCCGCGACCCCGACGGCCTGTACCAGCGGATCGTTGCCAAGAAGGCCGACATTGTCCGGCCACTCGCCAAAACCGACTACGGTGCCCACGAGTTCGCGGTTCGCGATCCCGAAGGCAACCTGTGGTCGTTTGGCGACTACACCGGCGAACCGGCGCCCGAGTAG
- the car gene encoding carboxylic acid reductase encodes MTETISTAAVPTTDLEEQVKRRIEQVVSNDPQLAALLPEDSVTEAVNEPDLPLVEVIRRLLEGYGDRPALGQRAFEFVTGDDGATVIALKPEYTTVSYRELWERAEAIAAAWHEQGIRDGDFVAQLGFTSTDFASLDVAGLRLGTVSVPLQTGASLQQRNAILEETRPAVFAASIEYLDAAVDSVLATPSVRLLSVFDYHAEVDSQREALEAVRARLESAGRTIVVEALAEALARGRDLPAAPLPSADPDALRLLIYTSGSTGTPKGAMYPQWLVANLWQKKWLTDDVIPSIGVNFMPMSHLAGRLTLMGTLSGGGTAYYIASSDLSTFFEDIALIRPSEVLFVPRVVEMVFQRFQAELDRSLAPGESNSEIAERIKVRIREQDFGGRVLSAGSGSAPLSPEMTEFMESLLQVPLRDGYGSTEAGGVWRDGVLQRPPVTDYKLVDVPELGYFTTDSPHPRGELRLKSETMFPGYYKRPETTADVFDDEGYYKTGDVVAELGPDHLKYLDRVKNVLKLAQGEFVAVSKLEAAYTGSPLVRQIFVYGNSERSFLLAVVVPTPEVLERYADSPDALKPLIQDSLQQVAKDAELQSYEIPRDFIVETVPFTVESGLLSDARKLLRPKLKDHYGERLEALYAELAESQNERLRQLAREAATRPVLETVTDAAAALLGASSSDLAPDVRFIDLGGDSLSALSYSELLRDIFEVDVPVGVINSVANDLAAIARHIEAQRTGAATQPTFASVHGKDATVITAGELTLDKFLDESLLKAAKDVQPATADVKTVLVTGGNGWLGRWLVLDWLERLAPNGGKVYALIRGADAEAARARLDAVYESGDPKLSAHYRQLAQQSLEVIAGDFGDQDLGLSQEVWQKLAKDVDLIVHSGALVNHVLPYSQLFGPNVAGTAEIIKLAISERLKPVTYLSTVGIADQIPVTEFEEDSDVRVMSAERQINDGYANGYGNSKWAGEVLLREAHDLAGLPVRVFRSDMILAHSDYHGQLNVTDVFTRSIQSLLLTGVAPASFYELDADGNRQRAHYDGVPGDFTAASITAIGGVNVVDGYRSFDVFNPHHDGVSMDTFVDWLIDAGYKIARIDDYDQWLARFELALKGLPEQQRQQSVLPLLKMYEKPQPAIDGSALPTAEFSRAVHEAKVGDSGEIPHVTKELILKYASDIQLLGLV; translated from the coding sequence ATGACTGAAACGATCTCCACAGCGGCTGTCCCCACTACGGATCTCGAAGAGCAGGTGAAGCGACGCATCGAGCAGGTCGTGTCCAACGATCCGCAGCTGGCGGCGCTTCTCCCGGAAGATTCGGTCACCGAGGCGGTCAACGAGCCCGATCTACCGCTGGTCGAGGTGATCAGGCGACTGCTGGAGGGCTACGGTGACCGCCCGGCACTCGGCCAGCGCGCCTTCGAGTTCGTCACCGGGGACGACGGTGCGACCGTGATCGCGCTGAAGCCCGAATACACCACCGTCTCCTACCGCGAGTTGTGGGAACGTGCCGAGGCTATCGCTGCCGCGTGGCACGAGCAGGGCATCCGTGACGGCGACTTCGTCGCTCAGTTGGGTTTCACCAGCACGGACTTCGCGTCGCTCGACGTCGCGGGATTGCGTCTGGGCACCGTCTCGGTGCCCCTGCAGACGGGCGCGTCGCTGCAGCAGCGCAACGCGATTCTCGAAGAGACCCGGCCCGCAGTCTTTGCCGCGAGTATCGAATACCTTGATGCCGCCGTCGATTCGGTGCTTGCGACCCCCTCGGTGCGACTCCTCTCGGTTTTCGACTATCACGCGGAGGTCGACAGCCAGCGCGAAGCGCTGGAGGCTGTGCGGGCCCGGCTTGAGAGTGCCGGCCGGACGATCGTCGTCGAGGCCCTGGCGGAGGCTCTCGCGCGGGGGCGGGACCTGCCCGCCGCGCCGCTGCCCAGTGCAGATCCCGATGCCTTGCGTCTGCTCATCTACACCTCCGGCAGCACCGGTACCCCCAAGGGCGCCATGTATCCGCAATGGCTGGTCGCCAACTTGTGGCAGAAGAAGTGGCTCACCGACGATGTGATTCCGTCCATAGGCGTGAACTTCATGCCCATGAGCCACCTGGCGGGTCGCCTCACTCTCATGGGCACCCTTTCCGGTGGCGGAACCGCCTACTACATCGCTTCGAGCGATCTTTCGACTTTCTTCGAGGACATCGCGCTCATCCGCCCCTCCGAAGTGCTCTTCGTGCCGCGTGTGGTGGAGATGGTGTTCCAGCGTTTTCAGGCAGAATTGGACCGGTCCCTTGCCCCGGGTGAGAGCAACTCCGAGATCGCGGAGCGAATCAAGGTCCGCATCCGGGAACAGGACTTCGGCGGGCGTGTGCTCAGTGCTGGCTCCGGGTCGGCCCCGTTGTCTCCTGAGATGACGGAGTTCATGGAGTCGCTGCTGCAGGTGCCGTTGCGCGACGGGTATGGGTCCACCGAGGCCGGTGGTGTGTGGCGTGACGGAGTCCTGCAGCGTCCGCCCGTCACCGACTACAAGCTGGTTGACGTTCCGGAACTCGGATACTTCACCACAGATTCGCCGCATCCCCGTGGCGAGCTGCGGTTGAAGTCGGAGACGATGTTCCCCGGCTACTACAAGCGCCCGGAGACCACTGCCGATGTCTTCGATGACGAGGGGTACTACAAGACCGGTGACGTGGTCGCCGAGCTCGGGCCGGATCACCTCAAGTACCTCGACCGCGTCAAGAACGTCCTCAAGCTCGCGCAGGGAGAGTTTGTCGCGGTGTCAAAGCTGGAGGCCGCTTACACCGGCAGCCCGCTGGTCCGGCAGATCTTTGTGTACGGGAACAGTGAACGCTCGTTCCTGCTGGCTGTCGTGGTCCCGACACCCGAAGTCCTTGAGCGGTACGCAGATTCGCCAGATGCGCTCAAGCCCTTGATCCAGGATTCGCTGCAGCAGGTCGCCAAGGACGCGGAGCTGCAATCCTATGAGATACCGCGCGACTTCATCGTTGAGACGGTGCCGTTCACCGTCGAGTCCGGATTGCTATCGGACGCGCGAAAGCTGCTGCGCCCCAAGCTGAAGGATCACTACGGAGAGAGGCTGGAGGCGCTGTACGCCGAACTGGCGGAAAGCCAGAATGAGCGGCTGCGCCAGTTGGCCAGGGAGGCAGCCACGCGCCCGGTCCTGGAGACGGTGACCGATGCGGCCGCCGCGCTGCTGGGCGCATCGTCCTCGGATCTGGCTCCTGATGTGCGATTCATCGACCTCGGTGGCGACTCACTGTCGGCGCTGTCGTACTCCGAGCTGCTGCGCGACATCTTTGAGGTGGACGTTCCGGTGGGCGTCATCAACAGCGTCGCCAACGACCTTGCCGCGATCGCCCGGCACATCGAGGCGCAGCGGACCGGCGCCGCTACGCAGCCGACCTTTGCGTCGGTCCACGGCAAGGACGCGACGGTCATCACCGCCGGTGAACTCACCCTCGACAAGTTCTTGGACGAGTCACTGTTGAAAGCGGCCAAGGACGTTCAGCCGGCAACGGCCGATGTCAAGACCGTTCTAGTGACCGGCGGCAACGGCTGGTTGGGTCGTTGGCTGGTGCTCGATTGGCTGGAGCGGTTGGCACCCAATGGTGGCAAGGTCTACGCCCTCATTCGTGGCGCCGATGCCGAAGCAGCCCGGGCACGGTTGGACGCCGTGTACGAATCGGGTGATCCCAAGCTGTCCGCGCATTATCGTCAGCTGGCGCAACAGAGTCTGGAAGTTATCGCCGGCGATTTCGGCGACCAGGATCTCGGTCTATCCCAGGAAGTTTGGCAGAAGCTGGCCAAGGACGTGGACCTGATCGTGCACTCCGGTGCCTTGGTGAACCACGTGCTGCCGTACAGCCAGTTGTTCGGTCCGAATGTGGCGGGTACCGCCGAGATCATCAAGCTGGCAATTTCGGAGCGGCTCAAGCCGGTCACCTACCTGTCGACGGTGGGCATCGCCGACCAGATTCCGGTGACGGAGTTCGAGGAAGACTCCGATGTTCGTGTGATGTCGGCCGAGCGCCAGATCAATGACGGCTACGCGAACGGATACGGCAACTCAAAATGGGCCGGCGAGGTGCTGTTGCGGGAGGCTCATGACCTAGCGGGGCTGCCGGTGCGTGTGTTCCGCTCCGACATGATCCTGGCGCACAGTGACTACCACGGACAGCTCAACGTCACCGACGTGTTCACCCGGAGCATCCAGAGTCTGCTGCTCACCGGTGTTGCACCGGCCAGCTTCTATGAATTGGATGCCGACGGCAATCGGCAGCGCGCTCACTATGACGGTGTGCCCGGCGATTTCACCGCCGCATCGATCACCGCCATCGGCGGTGTGAACGTGGTAGACGGTTACCGCAGCTTCGACGTGTTCAACCCGCACCATGACGGTGTCTCGATGGATACCTTCGTCGACTGGCTGATCGACGCAGGCTACAAGATCGCGCGGATCGACGATTACGACCAGTGGCTCGCCCGGTTCGAGCTGGCCCTCAAGGGATTGCCCGAGCAGCAGCGGCAACAGTCGGTGTTGCCACTTCTCAAGATGTACGAGAAGCCGCAACCGGCGATCGACGGAAGTGCACTTCCGACCGCAGAATTCAGTCGCGCCGTGCACGAGGCGAAGGTCGGAGACAGCGGTGAGATACCGCACGTCACCAAGGAGCTGATCCTCAAGTACGCCAGCGATATTCAGCTGTTGGGCCTGGTGTAG
- a CDS encoding pyridoxamine 5'-phosphate oxidase family protein, with protein MSTLTDEMKRMLGAQLAILATVTDGTTPNIGPKRSLRVRDDRSLIFNENTGGQTLANIHAGSKVSVAVIDREALDGYRFVGSAQIHESGPAFDNAVAFAQERGMKHPRCAVVIDIEDIYTLKPGAGAGKRVRTGGHG; from the coding sequence ATGTCCACCCTCACCGACGAGATGAAGCGGATGCTCGGCGCACAACTGGCGATCCTTGCGACGGTGACCGATGGTACGACTCCCAATATCGGTCCGAAGCGTTCCCTGCGTGTCCGCGATGATCGGTCTCTGATATTCAACGAAAACACCGGCGGGCAGACGTTGGCCAATATTCATGCGGGATCGAAGGTTTCCGTCGCGGTGATCGATCGCGAGGCGTTGGACGGTTATCGCTTCGTCGGTTCGGCGCAGATCCACGAATCGGGCCCGGCCTTCGACAATGCTGTCGCGTTCGCCCAGGAACGGGGCATGAAGCACCCGCGTTGTGCCGTCGTCATCGACATCGAGGACATCTACACGCTCAAGCCGGGAGCTGGCGCAGGTAAGCGCGTGCGGACAGGAGGCCATGGCTGA
- a CDS encoding WhiB family transcriptional regulator, producing MKWLEWAHCRGMSTDLFFSPDHERGKARSLREARAKQICRRCPVREPCSSYAIAAGESFGVWGATTPRERRDRNGCGDGADTGRS from the coding sequence ATGAAGTGGCTTGAGTGGGCGCATTGCCGCGGCATGTCGACAGATCTGTTCTTTTCGCCGGATCACGAGCGGGGGAAGGCACGGAGTCTGCGTGAGGCCCGAGCGAAACAGATCTGCCGTCGCTGTCCGGTTCGCGAGCCGTGTAGCAGCTATGCCATCGCGGCCGGCGAGTCATTCGGGGTCTGGGGTGCGACCACCCCCAGGGAAAGACGCGACCGCAATGGATGCGGAGACGGGGCAGACACTGGACGTAGTTAG